From a region of the Salvelinus sp. IW2-2015 unplaced genomic scaffold, ASM291031v2 Un_scaffold1921, whole genome shotgun sequence genome:
- the LOC112072419 gene encoding acyl-coenzyme A thioesterase 1 translates to MLAQLVYQEFLSKTKPWFLWLYTSMRSNSQQVRVRLLPNPRCFFDEPVHVKVDGLSPHQKVELRSKLRDDKGIIFKASALYSADSTGQVDLCLSPSLGGSYTGVEPMGLFWAMTPETPHRKLLKNNVLSSMMVDIDALHEDTGEILATETIERQFMTEGLRRIPLDMKNGRIRGTLFLPPGPGPFPGVLDVYILGGGISEVRASLLANKGFVVLALAYSGFQDLPKTMPKYFDLEYFEEAITFLRRQPQVQGPGIGILSISKSGELALSMASFLSGISATVWINGCNANVMTPLHYKDLIIPPLMPNLENITLTPAGLLDVRDALPDQITDRNRGSVIPIERAGSRFLFVVSEDDRNWNSCLFGQQAAAQLRHHGKDNFEVVTYPRAGHFLEVPYMPHCPSGFHSSVGKVVVFGGEAKAHHEAQLDLWRRVQEFFRTHLKDNSNTVQKARL, encoded by the exons ATGTTGGCCCAATTGGTGTACCAGGAATTTCTCTCAAAAACAAAACCATGGTTTCTATGGTTATACACATCAATGCGATCGAATTCGCAACAGGTTCGCGTCCGTCTTCTCCCCAATCCTCGCTGTTTCTTCGACGAACCGGTGCACGTGAAGGTAGATGGACTTTCTCCGCACCAGAAAGTGGAATTGAGGTCCAAACTCAGGGACGATAAAGGGATCATCTTCAAAGCTTCCGCTCTGTACTCCGCAGATTCTACAGGACAGGTAGACctgtgcctctctccctctctgggtgGAAGTTATACAGGAGTTGAACCAATGGGCTTGTTTTGGGCAATGACGCCCGAGACTCCACACCGCAAACTATTGAAAAATAATGTGTTGAGTTCAATGATGGTTGATATAGACGCGCTGCATGAGGACACAGGTGAGATCTTGGCAACAGAGACTATCGAGAGGCAGTTCATGACGGAAGGGCTGAGGAGGATACCGTTGGACATGAAAAATGGGAGAATTCGGGGGACCCTCTTTCTACCACCAG GGCCGGGTCCGTTTCCTGGTGTCCTGGATGTGTATATTCTGGGTGGAGGTATATCTGAGGTCCGGGCCAGTCTGCTGGCTAACAAAGGCTTTGTGGTTCTGGCGCTGGCCTACTCTGGCTTCCAGGATCTGCCCAAAACCATGCCCAAATACTTTGACCTGGAGTACTTTGAAGAGGCCATCACATTCCTGAGGAGACAGCCACAG GTCCAGGGTCCAGGAATAGGAATCCTGTCCATCTCTAAGAGTGGCGAACTGGCTCTGTCCATGGCCTCTTTTCTCTCTGGCATCTCAGCCACAGTCTGGATCAACGGCTGCAACGCTAATGTCATGACGCCACTGCACTACAAAGACCTCATCATCCCTCCCCTCATGCCTAACCTAGAGAACATCACCCTCACACCGGCCGGCCTTCTCGACGTCCGAGATGCCTTACCGGATCAGATAACAGATAGGAACCGCGGTTCCGTGATCCCGATAGAACGAGCCGGTTCTAGGTTCCTTTTTGTTGTCTCTGAGGACGACAGGAACTGGAACAGCTGTCTCTTTGGCCAGCAGGCCGCCGCCCAGCTGAGGCATCATGGGAAAGATAACTTTGAGGTGGTGACGTACCCCAGGGCGGGTCATTTCCTGGAGGTGCCCTACATGCCTCACTGCCCGTCTGGCTTCCACTCTTCGGTGGGTAAAGTGGTGGTGTTTGGGGGGGAAGCTAAAGCCCACCACGAGGCTCAGCTGGACCTGTGGAGGAGGGTCCAGGAGTTCTTCAGGACACACCTGAAGGACAACAGCAACACTGTCCAGAAAGCCAGGCTGTAA